The Streptomyces nitrosporeus genome includes a window with the following:
- a CDS encoding dihydrolipoyl dehydrogenase family protein, with product MTDAAQDTEYDVVVIGAGPVGENVADRTRAAGLSTAVVESELVGGECSYWACMPSKALLRPVVARADARKVPGLDGAVRGPLDADAVLAYRDDEAAHWKDDGQVAWLEGIGADVHRGRGRLSGVRQVTVTGPDGPDGTEKRLTARHAVAVCTGSRAVVPPLPGADGVRPWTSREATSAHQVPGRLVVVGGGVVGVEMATAWQGLGAQVTMLVRGDRLLPKMEPFAGELVGEALAGAGARVLTGVSASSVRREGENGPVTVELDDGRSLEADEILFATGRAPRTDDLGLDTVGLEPGSWLSVDDSCRVEGSDWLYAVGDVNHRALLTHQGKYQARVAGAAIAARATGTPPPATGRWEAHAATADHAAVPQVVFTDPEAASVGLTLAEAEEAGHRVRAVDYDLASVAGSGLYVKGYRGHARMVVDLDREVLLGVTFVGPGVGELLHSATVAVVGEVPLDRLWHAVPAYPTISEVWLRLLETFRG from the coding sequence ATGACTGACGCAGCGCAGGACACCGAGTACGACGTCGTGGTGATCGGAGCGGGACCCGTGGGGGAGAACGTGGCGGACCGGACCCGGGCCGCCGGGCTGAGCACGGCGGTGGTGGAGTCCGAACTCGTCGGAGGCGAATGCTCCTACTGGGCCTGCATGCCCAGCAAGGCACTGCTGCGCCCGGTCGTGGCGCGCGCCGACGCCCGCAAGGTCCCGGGGCTGGACGGCGCGGTGCGCGGCCCTCTGGACGCGGACGCCGTGCTGGCCTACCGCGACGACGAGGCGGCCCACTGGAAGGACGACGGCCAGGTGGCCTGGCTCGAAGGGATCGGCGCGGACGTCCACCGCGGCAGGGGCCGCCTCAGCGGCGTACGGCAGGTGACCGTCACCGGGCCCGACGGTCCCGACGGTACGGAGAAGAGGCTCACCGCCCGGCACGCCGTGGCGGTGTGCACGGGCAGCAGGGCCGTCGTGCCCCCACTGCCCGGAGCCGACGGCGTACGCCCCTGGACCAGCCGTGAGGCCACCAGCGCCCACCAGGTCCCCGGGCGTCTCGTCGTCGTCGGCGGGGGAGTGGTCGGCGTCGAGATGGCCACCGCCTGGCAGGGGCTCGGCGCCCAGGTCACGATGCTGGTCCGGGGGGACCGGCTGCTGCCGAAGATGGAGCCCTTCGCCGGGGAACTGGTGGGCGAGGCCCTCGCCGGGGCCGGGGCGCGGGTCCTCACCGGGGTGTCCGCGTCCTCCGTGCGGCGGGAGGGGGAGAACGGCCCGGTCACCGTGGAACTGGACGACGGCCGGTCCCTGGAGGCCGACGAGATCCTGTTCGCCACCGGCCGCGCCCCGCGCACCGACGACCTGGGCCTCGACACCGTGGGGCTCGAACCCGGCTCCTGGCTGTCCGTCGACGACAGCTGCCGGGTGGAGGGGAGCGACTGGCTCTACGCGGTCGGAGACGTGAACCACCGCGCGCTGCTGACGCACCAGGGCAAGTACCAGGCCCGCGTCGCGGGCGCCGCGATCGCCGCCCGCGCCACGGGGACACCCCCGCCGGCGACAGGACGCTGGGAGGCGCACGCGGCCACCGCCGACCACGCCGCGGTCCCCCAGGTGGTCTTCACCGACCCGGAGGCCGCCTCGGTCGGCCTGACCCTGGCCGAGGCGGAGGAGGCCGGGCACCGGGTGCGGGCCGTCGACTACGACCTGGCCTCCGTCGCCGGCTCCGGTCTGTACGTGAAGGGGTACCGGGGCCACGCCAGGATGGTCGTCGACCTGGACCGGGAGGTCCTGCTCGGCGTGACCTTCGTCGGTCCGGGCGTCGGTGAACTGCTGCACTCGGCGACGGTGGCGGTCGTCGGTGAGGTCCCCCTCGACCGGCTGTGGCACGCGGTCCCGGCCTACCCCACCATCAGCGAGGTCTGGCTGCGGCTGCTGGAGACTTTCAGGGGGTAG
- the trxA gene encoding thioredoxin: protein MSTVELTKENFDQVVSDNEFLLIDFWASWCGPCRQFAPVYDAASERHPDLVFAKVDTEAQQELAAAFEIRSIPTLMIVRDNVAVFSQPGALPEAALEDVIGQARKLDMDEIRKSVEEEQRAARKDQP from the coding sequence ATGAGCACCGTAGAGCTCACCAAGGAAAACTTCGATCAGGTCGTATCGGACAACGAGTTCCTGCTGATCGACTTCTGGGCTTCCTGGTGCGGTCCGTGCCGGCAGTTCGCACCGGTCTACGACGCGGCGTCCGAGCGCCACCCCGACCTGGTCTTCGCCAAGGTCGACACGGAGGCCCAGCAGGAACTCGCGGCCGCGTTCGAGATCCGCTCCATCCCCACCCTGATGATCGTCCGCGACAACGTGGCGGTCTTCTCGCAGCCCGGCGCCCTGCCGGAGGCTGCGCTGGAGGATGTGATCGGCCAGGCGCGGAAGCTGGACATGGACGAGATCCGCAAGTCCGTCGAGGAGGAGCAGCGCGCCGCCCGGAAGGACCAGCCGTAG
- a CDS encoding LacI family DNA-binding transcriptional regulator — MSQLPEQSAGPSVPTSADVARLAGVSRATVSYVLNDNTTVRISDATRRRVREAAFDLGYVPHAAARSLRAGHSRMVLLPAAQQLPGPLHQRFFTDLQTDLRRLDYTVVQYGSVGLDADEAVRAWAELRPVAVVAPGGVHLTPHRTGVLTRSGAKAVITLGPQPVEGAHALVLDQREVGASAARHLLSRGRRSIGVLMPQDPGLAVFAGPRLAGVLRAVETSGAAARAEPLPLAYEEEPAARLAARWRTLGLDAVIAYDDEYAMLLMRALQDAGVGIPEETAVVGAGDLMLGRLLRPRLTSVRMELAAAQPPAELIDRLIRHPGGPRERHDLLRARTVVRESG; from the coding sequence ATGAGCCAGTTACCCGAGCAGTCCGCCGGCCCTTCCGTACCGACCAGCGCCGATGTGGCGCGGCTCGCCGGAGTCTCCCGGGCCACCGTGTCGTACGTACTGAACGACAACACCACCGTGCGCATCAGCGACGCCACCCGCCGCAGGGTCAGGGAAGCCGCCTTCGACCTCGGCTACGTCCCGCACGCGGCGGCCCGCAGTCTGCGGGCGGGACACAGCCGGATGGTGCTGCTGCCCGCGGCACAGCAGTTGCCCGGCCCGCTCCACCAGCGGTTCTTCACCGACCTCCAGACGGACCTGCGCCGCCTGGACTACACCGTCGTGCAGTACGGCAGCGTCGGACTCGACGCCGACGAGGCGGTCAGGGCCTGGGCCGAACTGAGACCCGTGGCCGTCGTCGCGCCCGGTGGTGTCCACCTCACCCCGCACCGCACAGGGGTGCTGACCCGTTCCGGCGCCAAGGCGGTGATCACCCTCGGACCGCAGCCGGTCGAGGGCGCGCACGCCCTGGTCCTGGACCAGCGCGAGGTGGGTGCCAGCGCCGCGCGGCACCTGCTGTCCCGCGGACGCCGCAGCATCGGCGTCCTCATGCCGCAGGACCCGGGACTCGCGGTCTTCGCCGGGCCCCGCCTGGCGGGCGTGCTCCGCGCGGTCGAGACATCGGGCGCGGCGGCCCGGGCCGAGCCGCTGCCCCTGGCGTACGAGGAGGAACCGGCTGCCCGGCTCGCCGCCCGGTGGCGGACGCTGGGGCTGGACGCGGTGATCGCCTACGACGACGAGTACGCGATGCTGCTGATGCGGGCCCTGCAGGACGCGGGCGTCGGGATCCCGGAGGAGACGGCCGTCGTCGGCGCCGGGGACCTGATGCTGGGGCGCCTGCTGAGGCCCCGGCTGACCAGCGTCAGGATGGAACTGGCCGCCGCGCAGCCGCCCGCCGAGCTGATCGACCGGCTCATCAGGCACCCGGGCGGCCCGCGCGAGCGCCACGACCTGCTGCGGGCCAGGACCGTGGTCCGGGAGTCCGGCTGA
- a CDS encoding TIGR02452 family protein, with amino-acid sequence MSARLRGIARETEAVVGAGRYRAPGGHEVDLARPLAAALSGTRLYGPGPVPVAALDTCRTPVFEVTGESSLQAARRLTAAAPGKVAVLNYASARNPGGGYLNGAQAQEEALCRGSALYATLLRAPEYYARHRACRSAFYTDRVIHSPGVPVFRDDRGRFLEAPYTAGFLTSPAPNAGVVRRQEPDRAHLIPGALATRAGRVLEVAAVSGYRRLVLGAWGCGVFRNDPAEVAGAFHGLLCDGGRFAGHFEEVVFGVLDRSPGAAVREAFARVFATQLQQ; translated from the coding sequence GTGAGCGCGCGACTGCGCGGGATCGCACGGGAGACCGAGGCCGTCGTCGGGGCGGGGCGCTACCGCGCGCCCGGCGGACACGAGGTGGACCTCGCGCGCCCGCTGGCCGCCGCGCTGTCCGGTACCCGTCTGTACGGGCCCGGGCCGGTTCCCGTCGCCGCCCTGGACACCTGCCGTACGCCGGTGTTCGAGGTCACCGGCGAGAGCAGTCTCCAGGCGGCCCGGCGGCTGACCGCCGCCGCGCCGGGCAAGGTGGCGGTACTGAACTACGCTTCCGCCCGGAACCCGGGCGGCGGTTACCTGAACGGCGCCCAGGCGCAGGAAGAGGCGCTCTGCCGCGGCTCGGCGCTGTACGCGACGCTGCTGCGGGCCCCCGAGTACTACGCCCGCCACCGGGCCTGCCGCAGCGCCTTCTACACCGACCGGGTCATCCACTCGCCCGGGGTGCCGGTCTTCCGGGACGACCGGGGCCGGTTCCTCGAAGCCCCGTACACCGCCGGGTTCCTGACCTCGCCGGCGCCCAACGCGGGTGTCGTCCGCAGGCAGGAGCCGGACCGGGCGCATCTGATCCCCGGGGCCCTCGCGACCCGCGCCGGCCGTGTGCTGGAGGTGGCCGCCGTGAGCGGCTACCGCCGGCTGGTGCTCGGCGCCTGGGGCTGCGGGGTCTTCCGGAACGACCCGGCGGAGGTGGCCGGCGCCTTCCACGGGCTGCTGTGCGACGGCGGACGGTTCGCGGGCCACTTCGAGGAGGTCGTCTTCGGGGTCCTGGACCGCAGCCCGGGAGCCGCCGTCCGGGAGGCATTCGCACGGGTGTTCGCGACCCAGCTCCAGCAGTGA
- the egtA gene encoding ergothioneine biosynthesis glutamate--cysteine ligase EgtA: MPLDTPGAHGSAVDAEPLGEEEAEDRLRGICFKTGPPGTVGVELEWLLHDVERPGAAVSHGRLTAASDAVRATRLDAALTFEPGGQLELSSRPAGSLMACVDSMTDDLAAVRAVLARSGLEPAGLGVDPWHSPRRLLREPRYDAMEASLDRWGSAGRAMMCTSASVQVCLDAGEEEPGPLGYGRRWQLAHLLGAVLVAAFANSPFRQGSPTGWRSTRQALWADLDAARSLAPPGHHAPREAWAAHVLDTPVMCVRGRDGRPWTVPERLSFRDWIRGAGERPPDRTDLDYHVTTLFPPVRPRGHLELRMIDAQSGPDGWLVPLAVTTALFDDPEAAETVYRAVKPLAETAGPSPAPRNPLWTAAARDALGDPELAAAAAVCFAAAQEALPRLGADTRVQDAVASFTDRYVARGRCPADDLPDPATAARHGRSPAR, translated from the coding sequence ATGCCCCTGGACACTCCCGGCGCACACGGCTCGGCCGTGGACGCGGAGCCCCTCGGCGAGGAGGAGGCCGAGGACCGGCTGCGCGGCATATGTTTCAAGACGGGCCCGCCCGGGACCGTCGGTGTGGAGCTGGAATGGCTGCTCCACGACGTGGAACGGCCCGGGGCCGCCGTCTCCCACGGGCGCCTGACCGCCGCCTCGGACGCCGTGCGCGCGACCCGGCTGGACGCGGCCCTGACCTTCGAGCCGGGCGGGCAGCTGGAGCTCAGTTCCCGGCCCGCCGGGTCGCTGATGGCCTGTGTGGACTCGATGACGGACGATCTGGCGGCGGTCCGCGCCGTCCTGGCGCGTTCCGGCCTGGAGCCGGCCGGTCTGGGGGTCGACCCGTGGCACTCCCCCCGCCGTCTGCTCAGGGAGCCCCGGTACGACGCCATGGAGGCGTCGCTCGACCGGTGGGGCAGCGCGGGCCGCGCCATGATGTGCACCTCGGCGTCCGTCCAGGTCTGCCTGGACGCCGGTGAGGAGGAGCCGGGCCCCCTGGGGTACGGGCGGCGGTGGCAGCTCGCGCACCTGCTGGGCGCGGTCCTCGTGGCGGCCTTCGCCAACTCGCCTTTCCGGCAGGGCTCCCCCACCGGCTGGCGCTCCACCCGGCAGGCGCTGTGGGCCGACCTCGACGCGGCCAGGTCGCTGGCTCCGCCGGGGCACCACGCGCCGCGTGAGGCGTGGGCCGCCCATGTGCTGGACACACCCGTGATGTGCGTCCGGGGCCGGGACGGCCGCCCCTGGACCGTCCCGGAGAGGCTGAGCTTCCGGGACTGGATCCGGGGTGCCGGGGAGCGGCCGCCGGACCGGACCGACCTCGACTACCACGTCACCACGCTGTTCCCGCCGGTCCGCCCGCGCGGCCATCTCGAACTGCGCATGATCGACGCCCAGTCGGGCCCCGACGGCTGGCTGGTGCCGCTGGCGGTCACCACCGCCCTCTTCGACGACCCGGAGGCGGCCGAAACCGTGTACCGCGCCGTGAAACCCCTGGCGGAGACCGCCGGCCCGTCCCCCGCCCCGCGCAACCCGCTCTGGACGGCCGCGGCCCGGGACGCCCTCGGCGATCCGGAACTGGCCGCCGCGGCCGCGGTGTGCTTCGCCGCCGCGCAGGAGGCGCTGCCCCGGCTCGGCGCGGACACCAGGGTCCAGGACGCGGTGGCCTCCTTCACCGACCGGTACGTGGCGCGCGGCAGATGCCCCGCCGACGATCTGCCCGACCCCGCGACGGCGGCACGCCACGGAAGGAGCCCGGCCCGATGA